The genomic segment GGTGTCGTGTACGCTCGCGATCTCGACTTCGAGCGCGAGGTCCTCACGACGTCCGGCCGCGGACTGGTACAGGTCGTCGCGGCCGGCGCAGTGATCGGCGTGCTGCTGGCGGCCCACCTCGCGTGGGCGACGGTCGTCCTCGCGTTCATGATCTGCGTCGCAGGGTGGATCTCGCACGAGCGCGGCGACGCGATCCCCGGCGTGTTTCGCACCTCCGTTCTCTCGATCGGATTCGGTGCAGGGCTGGTGATCGTGATGATGGCGCTCGCGGGAGCCATCGAGACGACGATGCGCGATCTCATCGTCATCGGGAGCATGATCATCGCGAACGCGATGAAGACGAACTCGCTGGTGCTGGATCGATTCACGGGGGAACTGGCGGCGAATCGCCCGGAAATCGAGGCGGTGCTGAGCGTCGGCGGCTCGCCCGAACGGGCCATCAACCGGTACGTGTCGACCAGCGTCTACGCGTCGATCATTCCGATCCTCGACAGTATCAAGAGTCTGGGCATCGTCCAGATTCCGGGACTGATGGCGGGGATGATCATCGCCGGTGCAAATCCGATTTACGCGGCCCAGTATCAGTTCGTGATCATGCTCATGATCTTCGCCGCCGGTGGGCTCACGGTCGTGGTGAATACGATCCTGATCAGTCGCCGCGTGTTCACCGACGCGAAGCAGTTGGACGATAGCATTCTCAACGCGATCGAGACATAATACGGGGCCGGCACCCGGTTCTCCGCGCGTTTTCGCGTTCGCGAGCACCTCTCTCATCTGGATCGATACTGAGGTTCGCTGCCCAGTAGGGGTCCCAGACGCCGTAGCGGGTCATCTTCGAGCCCTTTATGCTGGTCTATGCCAATGCGTCACATAGTGGGGGCCGATGAGCGAGAACGGAAACGGTTCAGACGAAAACGACTCAGAAGCGAATACGAGCGATGAACGGCACCATAGG from the Natronococcus sp. AD-5 genome contains:
- a CDS encoding ABC transporter permease, whose amino-acid sequence is MTEATLDTFVDQATDPIVITGFVQIVTAAALAAIVLGVVYARDLDFEREVLTTSGRGLVQVVAAGAVIGVLLAAHLAWATVVLAFMICVAGWISHERGDAIPGVFRTSVLSIGFGAGLVIVMMALAGAIETTMRDLIVIGSMIIANAMKTNSLVLDRFTGELAANRPEIEAVLSVGGSPERAINRYVSTSVYASIIPILDSIKSLGIVQIPGLMAGMIIAGANPIYAAQYQFVIMLMIFAAGGLTVVVNTILISRRVFTDAKQLDDSILNAIET